ACATAAATGGAGCCGAGGTCGACGACGTTACCCTGGATCCGAGCCTGTTTGTCGTCGTGCTGCCAGTTCGCGAGATCGCGGTCCACAAGACGGTGCCGGTAAAGGTCGAAACCGCCGGCAGTCCAGCGCCCGGATTTGCCCTGTCCGAGACCAGCGTCACGCCGTTCTCGGTGGAGATCAAGGGCACCGCGGCGGCGGTTGCCGTGGTCAATGAAGTCAGGACTGAGCCGGTCGTTCTGCGCGGGCAACGCGAGGCCGGGACGTTCCCCGGACGCCTCGTCGTGCCGGCCGGGGTCGAACTCGCCCTGCCCGAGCAGGACTATGAGATCAACGTCAACGTGACCCCGATCGATTCGGTAGTGGCGCTGGCGGACGCGATCGAGTTCGAACGGCCCGACGACTACGTGTCCACCATTTCCCCGGCGGTGGCAACCATCGTGCTGGAGGGGCCAAGCCAACGCGTGTTCGGACTGACGCCACGCGACGTGGCAACCTGGATCGAGATTGAGGGCCCGACCGTGGAGGGAGTCCACATCCTCACCCCGACGGTGCGGGCGCCGGCCGGAATCCAGGTCGTTTCGGTGGAACCGGTGGTGGTGACGCTGACCCTGACGGCGCGCCCGATCGAGCCGGAACCTGAGCCGGAGCCCGACCCGGATCCCGAGGCCGAGACTGCCGCCCCGGATCCCGAGGCCGCCGCCCCGGATCCCGAGGCCGAGGCCGCCTGACCGGTAGGGTCTCGCGAACGTTCGGGCCCGCGGCGAAGGCGCTTGTCAGTTGTGGGCGGGTCGGCGGAGCGCGATAGCCCGGGCGTAGATCCTCTCCAGGCTCCGGGCGGCATTTATAGGGGCCAGATCGCCCTCGATTCGCATTCGCGAGTAATAGTCCAGGTCTCGGTCACGCGGCCGCAGCAGCAGCTCCCGCAACGCGCGGGCCATGCTGCGGGCGCTGCCGCCCGCCGGCAACAGCCGACCGTTGCGGCCCGGCATGACGTAGGTCGAGGCCTCGCCGACGTTGTGGGCAACGATCGGCAGACCGGCGGTTAGCAGGTCGACGTAGCGGACCGGACAGGCGGCGGCGTTGGCTACGGTGTCCAGCGCCGGCATGCAGGCGGCGTCGCAACTGGCCAGGATGGCCGGCAACAGATCGGCGTCGGTCCAGCCCAATTGCAAAACGCCCTGCTCGAGGCCCTTGCGGACGAGAGCCTTGTGAAGCCGCTCGGCCTCACCGCGGTCGCCGTCCCCCAGGACCATGACCACCGCTGCCGGAACCATATCCCGGATGGCTTCCACCAGCTCGGCGTATGAATCGATGGGATATTCGGCGAACCGGGTGTAGATGAGCACAGCCGGCGACCTGTCCGGGATCCCCAGCGCCGCGCGCCCCTGATTGCGCAGCCCCGGCCGGGACCAATTCCGGTGCCGGACCGGGTCCGCGAAATTCGGGATCTGGGCC
The Chloroflexota bacterium genome window above contains:
- a CDS encoding glycosyltransferase family 4 protein, which gives rise to MSGLRIGMLAPVPLTSTGTTAARVLPMARALAAAGHSVDVHVPAYMGTESDQANPKLAGLATVGPCRWPLIGSWLTGLALALVGAWRLSRGAYDVVHLFRPTGATGFAAALLWILRPGPAVVLDADAYEGAAAMSPLEFPSIVRRWWADLQEHTYRRTNDAFTAASGFLLRRGGQNRLQAQIPNFADPVRHRNWSRPGLRNQGRAALGIPDRSPAVLIYTRFAEYPIDSYAELVEAIRDMVPAAVVMVLGDGDRGEAERLHKALVRKGLEQGVLQLGWTDADLLPAILASCDAACMPALDTVANAAACPVRYVDLLTAGLPIVAHNVGEASTYVMPGRNGRLLPAGGSARSMARALRELLLRPRDRDLDYYSRMRIEGDLAPINAARSLERIYARAIALRRPAHN